TTAATTCTGACTGGAGCCcctagatgctaccacaatacaagtgATGATATGCATTTTTGTTATGCTCCTTGTTAACTCTTTGTATTTCTCTTGGCATGGGCAACTAACAAGTGATTGTTTTTTCCTGTGCACAAAAATGATCAATTCAGTAGATTATAGGAAACTCATGTTTTTATAACACAGCATACTGCTACAGTGTTTGTTGCATATATTCACTCAATATTTCAATATATTCACTGCTGACCACTGAAGTAAAACAGCGGATATTCAGTATCCAAGTACAGCAGCACTGAACAAGTGTGAGGCAGAAAGTGAAGAATACTGTTGCCAGTGAAATTACAGTAAAATTTAGACAGAATAAACGATTTAAgatgcagggtggatttgatttaaatcaggatttaaatcactagtcaggaagacttgatttaatcatggttttctacataagtgcattcttgttggttattataatcttaatacatattcttcacaactcagaaatAGATGTAGGTTTattttttagaaggtacacactttacatttttaaacagtgatttattttgaaaacttttcagattagttttacagttaaatcagaaaatgaatgattgtttggttggttatttcatttaccaaaagtaattgaagcagatatttatgaagtcattgggagatgaactatttccaattcaacaggttaatcattaatatttggaggattttcttgccatgctgtattaggaggagaacatcaccagacagacatttaaattgttttatttaactaaaacaacgttaaatattctggatttttttcttcaacagcaaacatataatattttaacaaaacaagcatatgtccctcacttctcacatttttctccagacttcttcttgtccagatctattctgcccccacaatcttctattcactgaactttttgaaactttgcatttttagagagaggtaagagattaactctgtgtatacaaatttgcagagggacaatagggttgaggtctgttatttctcacctctatatattatttacttgcttgttaacagcaaatatgttttaaaatatgttacctctggagacacaaatccacagtttgagaactgcaaaactaagcatctctgatggtatcttcttgCATGCTGCAAATGTGTACCTCGCATAGGATGGCCACTTGAGCTAGTCTGACTTCTGGAGGTAGTCTTATATCACTGGTACATGGTGCAAAGGCTTCCTTTATTTAGAaagaatgttattttttaaaaaaattgaatgatCTTTGGAGAAACTAGTTTAAATTGCAGGAAAAGATTGTTTGCAAATTTGAACTAGTGTGGTAAATTTAAGAGACTTTAAAACCCAAGCCTCCACTGTATTCTCCCATCCCTGTTCTAAATAATGTTTATCTTCATCATATTTATATAAGGTAATATTTACTTTCTTCAGTTTAGCTTTAGCAAGGGTTGAAGgtaatccatttttttttcttcttgcatGCTGCAGTATACAATGGAAGACTTGCTAGATCGGATTCAAGCGAGTGAGGAGGAAATAGTGCATCAATTGCAGGTTATAAATGCCTGTAAAATTGAAGGTATTTGTCCCTATAGGTAGGATATGTATTATTTTGTTGCATAACACATGGGGTCAACTTAGTGAGGAATGCACGAAAGTGGTGGTCTCTGCAGGGCTTTGTATAGCTTTCTCCCGAAATGTCAATAGTATCTTCCAATGTTTTATGTAGGAGTCAAAGGAGTTAATTGCTTTATTTGACTCCAAGCAGTCACAACATGAAAGGCAGGCAGATAGACATAGGCATGCATAGTGGGTTGAGAATACCTGCCACTATTGTTAGTAGTTCTCAAATGCTTGCATAACATGCatcacaaaacattaaaaattcttatTGACTACATCCCTATTCAATGGTATAACATCCCTGTAACAACTGTGCAGTAGTTGATTTACATAGAAAAGTAACAAGGTATTTTGATCTCTCCTTGAAAAATTTAATCACACTGGTCTCTGCTCCATTCTACTATTctgttcctttcctttttctcctcttgTTAAATGTTGTTTAAATAATCTTTTAAGAGCTTGGTGTTCTGTTTGTGCCTTGAAAGGGAGCTGAGACTCAAGTGTGAGAATCCTgaaagatattttcagagaagcagaattacGAAGTATTATTACATATTTCTTCTGTTTGGCAGGATATTGGAGGGTTCTAGAATTTGATTATGAGATGAAACTTCTGAATCATGTGACTCAGTTAATAGATTCTGAATCTTGGTCTTTTAGCAAGGTTCCTTTAAGTATCTGTCTTCAAGAACTTGGATCCCTGGAACCCAAGTAAGtatctttttgtttctttgtgcttAAAGCACTAGAAAACAAATTACTGTTTACTCATATTAATCATCATTAGTATTTGCACTTACCATAGAGGAGTCCTATAATAACTATATTCAACTAACAGTGCTCAAGATTAGAAGTTCTTTGACTCCGTAAAACATAAATCCATTTCACCTTCAAGGTACAATCCTGCTCTGAGGTCAGCGTGGAGCTGCACTGCTCCATGGAGAGCTCTGGCTCATAGTTAGGAACACATTCATTGCTACAACCTACTTGGGGCGGGAAGAGATGCACTTACCCCCTGCCCACTCTAAATGCTTCTGGCCACCTTTGTTGTCTGGTGTGTAGGTGGGACAGAGCTATGGCCTGTCTCCTCATATGTTTTGCAGGAATCTTTTGTCCCATAGGGGAGCAGTCCTTTTATATAGGGAGTATGTGGGCTGCAATTGTGTCCCTTGCTGTGAATGGGCCACAGCGTGGGCTTCTTATACCCATTTTTCCCTCCCACCATTTTTTATGTGCTCAAGGGGAGCATAGCATGGCCCTGAGTAATTTTATACAGTAAAGGTGTGACACTTCAGGTCTGGTTAGACTAATCTCTGTTCCCTGGTCAGTGTCACATAATCATGGGTCGTGATTACAAAAAATCCTACTCCAGTCTCATGGCAGGCATAAGTATCCACTGACTACTGTTAAAACGTACACTGACACAGCAGCTAAAGTGCTGTTCACTCTATTGTATGTTCTGCTTGTACCCATGACTTAATTGGCAGACTGCTGCCCATGGTGGAATACCATTCAGGAAGCATGGCAAACGAAAAATGTGTGGTGGGCACCTCCTGCATAATCATTTTGTGTTATGCAGTGGCACTTCTGGTAGTGTAATGCTTTATTTGAATAAATATCAGTGATCATATTAATAGAATagtattaaaatatttacagGCCATTCCATTAAAATTACAAGGCTACTGAATTGTGCTTACTGACTGAGGCTTTATAAATTTTTGTTGAACTtcatttagggggaaaaaacccatacTAACATTTTGCTTTTATCCAAAATCTGCAAAGTAGTACAAGTTAGGCTATAATTTGATGCAACCGGTCCATAAAGTACCTTTTATTAACATGTTATACATATCTGCAGTGCTTTGTGAACCTCTGTTTGTGATGCTTTTTGCTGGTGAAAAATGAGGGAAGGCAAGAGTCCTATCTTCCTTCCCTCTGCATCTCTTCAAAGCACAGTGGGAGTGGGCACTAGGGAGGCGAAGTTGCTGGGGTACCATGGCAGGGGATCTTCAGAGACCCTGGATCAACCTCCCTCACTTTGTCCATTTCAGCCCCTATTTACTCTGTTCCCTTTCAGCTCCTGTTACTTCTATGTCTCTCTGTCAGCTCTGTCACCTTAGTCTGTTCCTTTGCTCCCTAACCCTTCAGTTGCTATGACACATCCCATCCCCTATTGTCTTTCCTGCTTTTGCTTTGCCTGCCCCTGTTTCAGTATGTtagtgggagggaggaaggtatTTGTAGTGATTTTTTGATTGTACGCTAACTTTATACAATACATAATTTCAAAATGCCTTCCTTTGCCATAAATCTGAAATGcataaaagttgattttaaagtttaactttttctttcagaGAAATGATACAACATATTCTTTTAAGTTATGGAATGAAATATACTGATGAAGGTAAGTTATGGCAGGGATGCATTTATTAAGAAAGGAGGGTTAAGAATTAACAAATTACATAACTAAAATAACAGAGTGTAAGAAAGTAGGGAGGCCAACCCTGAGCTAAGAAATGTTTAGGCTGATTATCATGAAAACTTTCCTTAACAGTGAGGTCTACTAAACTATGGGATAGGGAAACTAGTGTCATTAGAGAAAAATCATGAATTAGCAGAGAGGTGCCTGAGATAAGCTAGTAGATCTTTCCAATTCATAACTTCTGTGATTGAGTTTAAATGAGTTGCACAGCATTAAAGAACTCTTTTTCTGATGGATTTTATCATCCAGGCATTTGAATTAACTTGTGTAGTAGGGCATAGTGGCTCTTAGAGGCCTATAGGCCCAACATGAGTGTTTCTGATTTCAGCTCATAATGTGGGGTTGGAATGAGTGTTGGGAAAGGCAGAGCTATAGAAGGCACTCTACTTGCATAAGCGGAGACCACAGAAGTGGCAAGACCTGGTGTGGCGCTCTCCATTAAAGGCGTTGGGAATGGCGCTATTGCAGCAGTGACTGTTGGGATACCTCTAGACAAGGTGCATGGGAGGGGTTGGTTTGTCTGAGCCCAAGGAAGTGGCCTGGAAGTCTGAGAGGACCTGGATACAGGAGGAGCTTGGGAAGGGAGAAGGTGAAGCAGGTAAGCTTGAAACCCAAAGTTCGCACATATTCTTTTTTTCGATGGGCTTTGGACTAGGTCTTTCAGAGAGTGGGAGAAAGTGCACCTTACCCTCTTCGCTACCCTGTATCAAGGGAGAAGACCAGGATACCGCCCTTGGGGAAGTGAAAGGACTACTGAACTGTTTAGCTCAGAGAGTGCAAACAGCTGTTGATATCAGACTTGCATAAACAAGAGTGAAAGAgatgggggtggcaggggaggtAAAAGGACTGCTTCACCTGAGGAGGGTGCAGGTCTATTGATGTTAGTCCTGATGAACAGGGCTAAAGGCTGTGGCTAGGAGAGGTCTAAGGATGTACTTGTTTCTGTTCTGACTCTTGTTTACCTGGCAAGGGAGGGGACTTTAGTTTAGCCAGAGCATAAAACAACCAGCCAGAGGGGAAACTTAGGCACAAATTACCCTGCCAGGAGGGGTAGACTGCAGAGCAGAGGGGAAACTTGAGGCACAGAAATGTCCTGATACCAATGCAAGTAAGAACCTgtgaatgtaatttatttttccctttacaGATGAAGTTTATTTTGAAATGAATGCAGATAAAATATGCACAGCTACAGCACAAATGCTCTTGCAAAATGCAGTTAAATTCAATCTCTCAGAGTTTCAAGAAGTATGGCAACAAAGTGTCCCCGAAGGGCTGACAACAAGGCTGGATCAGCTCAAGGTAAAAACTAAACTAGTGGATTTGGTTTCATGTATTAGCAGGATGTTCTTACTGCTGTATTGTGTAGGAGTTGTATATGAATCACGAACAACCGGcttcttattttttatttcaactgTATTTGCCAGCAGCTGAGAGAAGCATCATAGTCCTGCACTAAAGCATTTACAAGGCATTTCCTGAAAAGTGAAACTGCCTAGGACCACAGCAGTGTAGGAAGGAGCATGACAGCGCTCTCCTAGCTGTCTCCCTGGACCTGATACACATAGCTATAGAAGAAAAATTTCAAATCTACAGTCTATTACTATCAATGTAGACAGAACTAGAAGTCCAACATACTGTAGAACAGCCTTTAATGATTCTAGCATGCTGTAACCAATATAAATGTTGTTGAAGGTGGTAGTGGGATATCAAGTTGTGTATTTTTACATGTTCCCCTCCCTTAAGGGATGTGAGAACTACCTCCTTCATGATGGCAGGTATTGTGAAGGTTTCAATTTTCCTTTTAGTATTGCTGCTACTCATAGAGTTTAGGGGTTAAAAATACTGAGATAAATGTCAATAGTAACACAAATTGATATGCCAAGAGACGGGAGGTTTGATCATGTTTTCTGCGTTAAAATTTGTGTCATCCTATTATTGTCCCAATAGGGTTTGGCTCTGTTGGATAGAAACTCAAGACCAGAGACTATCTTCTTGCTAAAAGTAGAAGACTTACCTGAGGATAACCAGGAAAGGTTCAACAGGCTATTTACTGTTCGGGAAAAGTGGACAGAAGCAGACATTACCCCATATATTCAGTAAGTGTCACTACTAAGCATAATACTGTTTTAAAGTACAGTAAGTAAACAAACACTTGCATAGTACTTCTAGTATACTTGGTTGCATCATGGGCAACTATAGCTGATAAAACCTTAAACCTTTTCTCCCATTAGTAACACTTTGTGACCCATCCGCAGGAGCTGTCTTGAAATCAAAATCTTAACTGGAAGTTATGTAACTAAACTTTTCACTTGAAGATGATTAAGAGTGTGAATTCACAGTGAGTGTTGGACCACAGTCTGGAGAAGGGACAGCCAGGCTAGTGGAAGATTAAGGGATTAGAAGAGCTTAGTCAGGAAATATTTAAAAGGAGGCAAAATTGAAAGGAGATTAGCAGTAAATATTTGACTTTAGAGAAAAGGCTAAAAAACTTcaactttcctttaaaaagaaaactaatttGGGAGATATGATGTATAAAGTCAGTAAAATCAAACTTAATTCCAGAACTACACTCCAGTCTTACTTCTCATGTTTCATCCTTTCCCTTTGTCCTTTGTGTTGTTCAAAATTGACATAACATTCACATGATCCAATCAAGCTCTGGGCCTTGTTGGGCTAAGCAGTGTACAAGCAGACACACTTGCTCTGACATGGTCCTTGCCTCAGAgctttgagccaaattctgctgttcaGAGTATAATCTGAAGTGACTCCATTGACTCAGGTTTGGTCTAAACTTACCGGTATAGCGACGTccatcggggtgtgaaaaaaaaaaccctacactcctgaccaacatagctacgcCAACAAAATTCCCAGTATAGATGCAGCTCTGTCAATGGAAGAGTGTTTTCGTTGATGTAGCTAACATGATTCAGGAAGGTGGTAGCTACACTGACAGAAAACCCCGATGTTGTCTGAGTCTATACTAGGGGGCTATGCTGATATAGCTATGACGGCATAGGCTCTGTTGTGTAAACAGCTATACTGGTGTAATGGAGAACAGAATTAGGCTTTTgccttttagattgtaagctattcAAGTTAGGAACCATCTTTGTGTTTTGTAAAGCATGTAATATGCTTTTGGGAGTTACATAAATGCAGCAAGCTATGCCAAGGTATGAATTTTAGATGATTGAAAGCATTTTGGGAGAAGCACACCAATAGCTTATTAAGCAACACTCTAGTCAGGCTGATTGCTACGTTAGGAAAATCGGTTACTGAAACAGTTTGTACTCAatcctgaaatactgtgtcctaataacctttttttaaagttactgaaGAGTGTTTTCACCActactttctttttctctccagaGACTTATGTGCAGAGAAGCAAACAGTAGGTGCACTTCTGACCAAATATGCTCGTTCTTCCATGCAGAATGGCGTCAAAGTTTATAACTCTAGAAGACCCATCTCATAACAAGAAATGACCTTATTTAAGAATCAAGAATACATCAAGGAATAACAACTGATGGTGTTCATACCAGAATTATTTAATTATGTAGCAATATCAACTAATTTGAAATGTCACGGTTGTGAAAGACctgtcagcttaaaaaaaaaaaaaaagtatagtaCTGTATGCCAAAGACTGTGGAATTCTTGATTTATTTTAGATCTTTGTGGAAATAATTGCTCTACCAAAATCTAAAAACACACATTACTGGAATCTAGTTTCCACCACTTAACCAGAAAGACCTACAAATTTGTTTGTATTGAACTGAAATTTGTAGTTTGTCTTAAAATTCTAGAAGCAAAGTAAACTCAGTATTTTTACTTTCCCTTTGTGCAAAAATATTTGCACatactctttttaaataaataagtctGCTGATAGGTTAGTAAAGTCCAATAGAAAATTATTACAAAGAAAACTTATTTCTTCTACACAGCAGTCATTTTCCCCCCATTTATCTTGTAAAAGAAGTCTACTTCCAGTGACAGTACTGAA
The Natator depressus isolate rNatDep1 chromosome 2, rNatDep2.hap1, whole genome shotgun sequence DNA segment above includes these coding regions:
- the DSCC1 gene encoding sister chromatid cohesion protein DCC1 isoform X1 codes for the protein MRSREEVEATLHIAKLKPAELLPPVHCLSFSPRASAGECCLLQLEPGLCAELEAGRSLVIRGDKDEQAVLCSKDKTYDMKIADTSNMLLFIPGCKTPEQLLADQASCNVIHTQIAGFSNNYWELRKCRPKLKKLKKLLMENPYEGPDSEREKALTDSKYTMEDLLDRIQASEEEIVHQLQVINACKIEGYWRVLEFDYEMKLLNHVTQLIDSESWSFSKVPLSICLQELGSLEPKEMIQHILLSYGMKYTDEDEVYFEMNADKICTATAQMLLQNAVKFNLSEFQEVWQQSVPEGLTTRLDQLKGLALLDRNSRPETIFLLKVEDLPEDNQERFNRLFTVREKWTEADITPYIQDLCAEKQTVGALLTKYARSSMQNGVKVYNSRRPIS
- the DSCC1 gene encoding sister chromatid cohesion protein DCC1 isoform X2 — its product is MRSREEVEATLHIAKLKPAELLPPVHCLSFSPRASAGECCLLQLEPGLCAELEAGRSLVIRGDKDEQAVLCSKDKTYDMKIADTSNMLLFIPGCKTPEQLLADQASCNVIHTQIAGFSNNYWELRKCRPKLKKLKKLLMENPYEGPDSEREKALTDSKYTMEDLLDRIQASEEEIVHQLQVINACKIEGICPYSKVPLSICLQELGSLEPKEMIQHILLSYGMKYTDEDEVYFEMNADKICTATAQMLLQNAVKFNLSEFQEVWQQSVPEGLTTRLDQLKGLALLDRNSRPETIFLLKVEDLPEDNQERFNRLFTVREKWTEADITPYIQDLCAEKQTVGALLTKYARSSMQNGVKVYNSRRPIS